The sequence tggagcaacctgggacagtggaatgtgtccctgtcCAAGGGAATTAAAGGGATTAACTTCCAGGTGGAACAACTCAAGCACTGCTGAAATTCTGACTTCACAttctcaggagcagcagcaaagggctTTTTTATGCAGGGACataaaagaaaacttcagtGCCTCCTCCTCAGGATGTCACTGAAGGGTTCTGCAACCCCCAACAGGAAATCATAACCGCCTTGGCCTCTTGGAGCATCTCCTCCAAGGAAGAATTAACAAACACACTGGAGGATTGGAAGCACAACACAGATCTATCCCTGTGTGAAATGTTCTGGCAGGGCCGTTTGCTGATTCCCAGGTTACTGAGCTATATCCGGCAGTCACCAACCTGGATTTTACCTGGAGGGCTTCCAAGAGGGAATTCACCTGCTTTGgcctctggggacagggaaaaaaacaaaatatattcagaGAAATATTGTAGGGAGCTTAGCTCTGTGTACAGTGAGGTTGTGTTTATCCAGAGTGCTGCCTGAAACCGCTGCTCCCAAGGGAATCTGTTTAGACAGATCCAGGCCCTTGGGAAGGTCTCTCATGCTGGGAGCTGAAGCAACAAACCAAAGCCAGGTTGTTCTACAAAAATTCGTGCCTGAGCTGAGCTaggaggaaaacacagatcACTTTATTAATTCccaataacaaaaaaaaatagatggcAACCCATCCCAGCACCATGCAAGAGTCAGGAAGGTGTGGGGTGGATGTCTGCTGCAAAGCCAGTCTCCACTGACCAAGCAAAGCCCTGCCTGATTTTCTCAGACAGCTTTTGGACAAGTAATGCATCTCCCCCTGAAGTTCTCCTTGCCTTTTGTCTGAAACATGAACCCTTGTCCGCTCCAAGTATTTCAAAAAAGGTCTAGAAAAGACTGAGCCAAACTCTTCCAAAGATTCACcatgacaggacaagaggcaaacCCAAAAGTTTGGGGGagctttggagaaaaaaaaaaaggagcaaaagaCTCATTCTTAAACAAATCCAGGGAAATCTTTGGGGCCAGCTTCGAGCAGCCTCCAGGAATGAGGaggatcagaaaaaaaagatggccCTGGAGGTCAACTGGATGAGGAGGGAAttaaatttcagcaaaaattaaccaaaaaatatccttttgtGGCTGTTGGGGGGAAATAAATAATCAGAGACATTTCCAGAAGCAGGAAGTTGAGGACAGCTTCAAACCAGGTGGAACAGAGCTAATATATTAAtcaatatattaatttttatatcagAAAAGATACAAACCACAGAGAGGTTCAGGTTGATGTCTAACCACAAAGCATCACCCTGTGCTTGGAGAGCTCCACTTCACTTCAAGGTGAGCGGCTCCAAAGCCTCACCCACAcagattttctgcctttcagacCAGATCTCCCCCACAGCCATGATCTctgcagggaacagctggaatGTGGGAAACACGCTGCCAAACTGGCTGAAGATCAAAGGGGTGAAGCACTCATGGCCAATGAAGGGAGGGGAGGATCAGCTGCTGCGCACGCGGCTCCTCAATGCAATGACGGCTATGGAGCCGCTCCAGGTCAGCCACCTGAGAGGTGCCTGCAATCAGCCGTGCCTGATCATTTTAGGAGGGTGTGGAcctcaaaaaaatctcagtggtTCAAGGGAGTCATAAATGGGAGGGATGAAGGGCAGAGGAAATTgaaacaaggaaggaaattgAAAACCATTTCACCGCTTAACCCAAATGAAATTGCGGGGTGAGTGTTGGGACTCCCCAGTGTTATCCCAGGTGGCACCTCTGGGGTCAACCCGCTTGGCTACAGGATCTGTGActttggcagagctggagaaatcCCCACCAAGGAGCTTTCAGAgtttcatggaatcatggaatggtttgggttgaaaggagtcttcaagatcatctcattccaaccccagccatgggcagggacacttccctcTATCTCAGGTTgatccaaaccctgtccaacctggccttggacactaccagggatggggcagccacagcttctctgggcaatctgtgccagggcttcatcatcctcccagggaagaatttctcccagGTATGTGTTCCTTGTAGAATTCCTggaagtgatggtgtttgtgtTCCAGTGATCCCAGAGGAATTCATGATTTACAGGGTGCTCAGGTTGGAAAGGCAACCTCAGAATGTTCCTAACCCAAGTTCCTGATCCAAGCTCCCAATTCTGTGGTCAGCCCAGGTTTCTCAGGACTTTATCCATCTAGGCCATGAAATCTTCCCAAGGATGGGAATTGTGCCACCTCTCTTGGAAACCACATCTGCCACATGGAAGAGTTTATATCACATTTGGATTGATTATTCCAAATGTCAGGAGCAGTGTGATAACTGGAAGAGGATATTTTTCCTGGACCTTGGAAAGGGGATTGTAGGAAAACACAGAATCAGAGCAGGAGAGATCAAAatgcaggagcctggagcaATACACAAGGAATTCAGGGAAAATTCAGTAAAGATAGATTTGTACAGTAAAGATAGATTTGTACAAGGAGAGTTGATGGAAGAAATGTTGATGGAAAGTCACTTCCAGTGAGGGATAATGGGAAATGTCTCATCCATCTGCTGTCCtactgaccccaaaacccaaccctgTTAACTGTTAAACAATACTGAAAGATGgagtttggaaataaaaaaaaaggaaacttaaATGTGATTACAACCATTTCCAACACAAGATGCTTTTTATTCTGCTTAGAAGGGTACAGAGAACATGAGACTTTAACCTCCCTGAAACAGATCATTGGCATGGCAAGGTCAGTCTCCTGCCTCATATTTTGGACACAGAAATGTCTCCTTAAATTTTTCGGGTACAAAGAGGGAGATCTaggaagaacagcagaaaatgatGGGACAGAGAGGACCTGCTCTAAGGAGATAGCGAAGGCTTTTCTCAAGgttttttgcattaaatatacttcacacattttaattttttacttcaaaCTCAACCACATCAGCgcagcaaagaaacaaagaaactcCATAGTTAATTTTGTGGGAGTTGTTggaaaatcaatttaaaaaattgagttGGGCCTTCCTGTGTTCTGCTTCTCTCTTAGTTGGGAGGAAAGTGTGGAtatcaaaaagaagaaaaaaaaattttttttggcagCTGTTGAGTGTTGTTCATGAGGCATCCACGTGGAAAGCTGGGCTGGTGGGGGCTTATTTTCTTCATagaattttcagaataaatgaCTCCCATCACCCACTCACAGTCTAGTGCAGGAAAAGGCACAGAGGTAACTTGCCAGGATCCCAACTGGCAGAACGCCGATCCCCAAACTTGCTGCACCATCGATGTTGCACAGatcagagaaacagcagctgacAGGATGTGTCATCCCGATGCCATCCACATCAGAGGGCTCACAGACAGAGGAGCACATCTTGGTGACAGTCGAGACTCCCGTGTGGGGATAAACTACGGCAAAGGAACAAAGCAGGAACAGTTAGGAATGGGAAAAACAGGGGAGAGCATCGCCATTGTCTTTTGTCTCCTGATTGACCAGGGGTTGGTGTCggaattatagaatggtttgggttggaaaggaatttaaatattGTTAAATTCCAAGCTCTCTGTCATCTCAgtttccactatcccaggctgctccaagccctgcccaacctggctttgaacacttccaaggatggggcaccaTGGCTTGTCCAGGacacctctgccagggcctccccaccctcataGGGAGCCATTTCTTCCTAACACCCTAAATCAAATTCATTAAAATCCCAATCTAAACTCACCATCTTTaggtttaaagccattccctgttaTGCTACCACCACATGACCCTGCAAAAAgttaaaatctcatttctgaGCATTAACCAGGAGCTTGGATTCACCAAATATTCCCTCACACAAACACTGCTTCCCACaacaggctgagagctggggctCCCACGGAAGTTCTTCTCCACTTTTTAAGTGGAAAGAGGAACCGgtctccacagcagcactgtcaaAGCACTGATTCCTGTTAAAAGTATGGATAAAGAAGGAATTGTCCTTACCATCCTCCAGGGAATAGATTGTAGTCTTGCATATGGTCTCAGTCTCTGTGCAGTTCTCAATTTTCAAGCACTCCTGAACTGGGGTCAATTCCTTGCACGTGTAACACTGCAAGGAGTGTCCTGTGAGGAGGGAAAACAGGAGGATGGAAAACATG comes from Camarhynchus parvulus chromosome 2, STF_HiC, whole genome shotgun sequence and encodes:
- the LOC115901298 gene encoding ly6/PLAUR domain-containing protein 2-like, coding for MNVFLSLLLAAVTCMELGHSLQCYTCKELTPVQECLKIENCTETETICKTTIYSLEDVYPHTGVSTVTKMCSSVCEPSDVDGIGMTHPVSCCFSDLCNIDGAASLGIGVLPVGILASYLCAFSCTRL